TGACACcttgagagagaagaagaaaaaaagaaatataacaggtgatataatttgataaaaagagacaaggaaaaaaataaagttgtcaACTAGGTATAGGAAgggtgtaaaaaaaatcaaaactctTTCAGAAAACGACTTTGGCATCATCATGTTTCTcgggtaaaataaaaatttctccTTCCAAACGCCCCTAAGTGTGATACGATATGAACAGCGAATTAAACTCTCGATCCCATGAATGTTAACTTAAACCCCATCTTCCATTTATGATTTGCCAGAACTCATGAGGCTGCAGAGCCACTCCACATTACCTTTTTAATTGGATCCGTAAATGGCAACAATAAATCACACCACCATCAAATTCAGACTCAACCACATCACCATAGCCGAaacagagaattttttttttatcaccaaaTCTTAAACCTAATTGCACTCTTTCAATTCCGAAGACAACAATTTATGCACACAAACAAGTAACTAGCAATGAATTAGCATGTGTGGATTATAATTTGTAAACCCCAGTTCGATCCAAACGTGTTATTTTTATAGATGAAACCGTGACCCAAACACGTACAACACACACTAACATCAAAACAGCTTCAAATTGAGACCAAGAACACTTTTTTAAGATCTCAATTGTTCATGGGCGAAGAATCCAACCTGTTTAGGGCTTGTTCCGCAGCATGGAATTGGGGTTCCAATTCAAGAGCCGTCCCGTACGCCCTAATAGCATCATCGTTCATCTTCTTCCGCTCGTAGCAATCCCCCAGCGCGAAAAATGCCTTAGCGTTATTCGGGCTGAGCCTCACCGACTCGGTCAAGTCCGCGAGTGCCGAGTCGACTCGGCCGCGCTGGCTCGTGCCGAGTCTCAACTCGGCGCGCTTGAGGAGCGCGTCGCCGCGCTCCGAGTCCGAGAGGGACTTCGCGGCGGCGGGGGAGAGCGCCTCGTCGAGCGAGTCCAGCGCAGCGGAGCGGAGGCCCAGGAAGTCTAAGGCGAGGGCCTTGAGGAGGTGCGGCGCGGCGTCGCTCGGGTCGAGGGCGATGGCGCGCTGAGCCTGGGCCTGGGCCTCCTTGGCGAGGGCCTTGGACTTGGAGGCGCGGGCCCGGGCCAGGAGCTGGGCCCCTTGGACGAAGTGGCGCTTGGCTTGGATGTCGGCGCGGTTGCTTAGACGGAGCTTGGCCCACAGCTTCTTGGGCACGTCGTGCATGAAGAAGTAGGAGAGGACCATCACCAGAACCATGACCCCCTGCAAAACGATGTCGTTCCACGCTGAGTTGTCTTTCACCGTTTTATCCATCGGAATTTCGCAATCTGGAATCGGGCTCTGCGATGGATCTGGAAGGTGATCGAGATGAAACTGAGAATTTGAGATTGCAATTGTAAGGTCTCTCACTTCAAACACAGTAGCGGCCGTGTTCGATTGGTTTGCGAGTTTTGTTTTAAGAGAGATAAtacatagttaattttttttttaaataaataattatttttatctttagacTCGTAGAactaataaagttattttagaagtaacaaaaatattaataagtttcCATTCTATTAAAATGATAGTAAGTTTTCATTAGATTAATGTGTTACATCCTAAATTTCATAagtaaggataaaatataatttaatctttattcctctctttttttgattgaaaaatttataacaattgaTATACTgttataatgtttattttggtaCAATGGTATAATGTTTGTGTCAAAAAATGCCTATTATGACAAAATTAAGTAGTCACACAATCAAGTTGgatctcattttttattcagATTAACTTAATGATTATGCATTTTTGTTGTTGAGTCTCATATTTTGGAAAAGATAATATCATATTAGAAATTTCAgagcaaaaacaaaatatgtttattaatcaatattatgtttattattatgtttattctaACTTAGgtttgttttcctattttttaagtgtttattgtaatgATATGCTTGTGACGATAAAAAAGagtgattaaattatattttacccttaaatgaaatgaattttGGGATTGACAAATTCGTACATTGAAAATTTAGTAACATTTTGGTCCAATGTATTTTGCAGCTATGCTGACAATcatttttgtaacatttttgTTCCTGACAGACTATTTCATTAACAGTAACAAATGGAAATTAACGAATGAATGAATTTATCGCACCATTTTCATTTTCGaggactaaaatttaaatttttatcttccaGAAACAAATTTGTTAGTGTCTTACACATTTAAgaacaaaaatgactatttactcaattatttttataagcatCTTATTGGATCGGATTGTTCATCATGTTTTGTCCATGACTAAAAATTGACTCTAATCACCTTTAAAATTCTTTCCtcctaattatattttcattcacacaatttaaatttaatatcaccTTAACCAACAACTTGGTAGTGCATAATTAAGAAGAGTCTACTTTTTTTAAGATCAATTGAAAACtataaattcatttataatttaatctgtgtaacattttaattaatttaacgtAGAATTAACAAGAAGTTAACAACAGTTAATTGAATTCGAGGagacattaaaaaataacttgaaagTCCATGATATGCATTTATAACTTTCTATGAGAatgtatttaagaaaaaatatgaagaaatgCCAATTAATGCAATTTTTAACAAGAgaagtcataaaaaaaatgtgttataataaaaatacagtactgtatttttaatttttttctgatGTATTAACATTTTCCTTTTGAGATACATTTCCTGTTATTTTACTCAATAGAAAAGTGTTATAATATCATCTACATTTTCTCATAAAATGTTATGATAAGTTATGTGTTatttcatgaataaaaaaattttattttattttgaatagacCATAAATATTCtaatgtaaattaaattaaaataataatctattattaatcaattaaaaatcatcataaatataatttttaatatgtttatataaCAATTCGTTTCTTAGAATATTATGTAGAATCGTTCACGctattaatcaattttaaaaatagtaataataataaaaatccaagtttaattttaatttattgtcaacataaattttacatactataatcaattaatagtgacttcaaatataattttccaaaaattattatttcgaTGATTAATAATACCAATGATTGgctataaaaatttacattatcggtacaatttttttttcacattatcgtctttataataactaatttaagTTATATCTAACTATATGGGAAGTAAAGAAACTTTAATATCAACTTCTCGCAAAGTTTATCCGTAAGGTCAGataagaaagttcttgatcaaaaaCCCCACATGCATCTGGAAgaatttgaaggaaaataatcGGTCAAACACCAATTGAAAAAACCTTGCTTCAtttcaaactataaaataaaataaaaaaatgacattgcaagatacaaaaaattaagcatacatcactttgtttcaattttcctaactaaaattaattttataaactcaAAGTCATTTCAAGCGCTGGCGTACGTAAAAAATAGTAACAaaatttccatgacacacaatTGCCTTCTTAGAATGAAGTGGCTAACTTCCACCACAATCAGAGACGGAACACGGTTATAGACGAGATATCAGATATATATTGCcaaataatttattacatatataCAATCTGAAAAACAATAGCAAGCTCCAAATAATTATAGCTTGGAGGGAGCAAGTCACTATTTTTATTGATCTCAAAGCTATAGATAAAAGAGCTTGAGGTCATCATTTTAGCAGAAGAATCCAAAGATTGCTTTAAGTGCCCTTACGAAATGGGTTTGCATGAATCAACCGATCGATATACAAATTGCAACAACCAAAGGGCTTCATGCCATCAATTaggttaattaataaatttcagcAACCAAAAACCCGTCATGGGCAGAGTACTCCTTATGTTATTGCCCCACCCATTTTTATTGCATCCGCTGGTGACTTCAGTAGCTTCTTTAGCGACTCAACTATGCTACCAAAAGATGGACGATCAGCAGGGTTACTGCAGAAAAATGTTAGCGAGTGtcagaaagaaataaaatggtaCAAAATGGATGCAGTTAACAAGGCAATAAAACATCAATTATGATCATTTAGAAGTTCTTTATATAGAAGGTGGAATTTGTTAAGAGTAAAGACACATCAGAAGGTCTTAACTCTTAATGAGTTGCAACAAAGCATAACAAACTAGAAGTTAGCCCACTTTTAATTTTTGGCTTCAATTATACTACTATCCAATAATCAACAATTCCAAAATGGAATTCGGCCAATCAACTACTTAGAAAATATACATGAAAGCCTAACAATCGTCATGTAAATAAGGCATGGGTTGTTCAGAAATTCCAATAGATCCGGCCACCTTTAGCCACTAGAAATATCAAGATATATATGGAGGCCTAAATTATTGCCTTTTCGCCAGGACCAGTACTATTGTTACATATTGTGCATTACCAGAAAATACGACATAAATAACACTTACTCGGCCCAACAAGATTCCATGAGGGAGGCCAATGCTGGGGAGATGTTTGGAGGGATAGCTAGTCTCCTATTCTGGAAAGCGACAGCTCCAACCACCTGAACGTACACATAAAGATGAGTACAAATTTCACCAATTAACTTTGCAGGTTTCATTTTGCCACACTGCTGGTTGAAATATGCAAGTTTGCATTTATGGCTCTTTCCGTTATAGTTCCTTTTGagttttaaatttgtaatttcttgTAGTGATCCTCCTTGTTACCATATAAATGAAAAGATTAAGCAAAAATGATCAACTTCAAGCATCAGTAGTTCAGACCCTAGATGCTCAATAAATTTACCTGGGCATGACTAAGTCCATTCCATGGTTGTTGCAGAGTCACAAGTTCCCACAGGATAACCCCAAAACTGTAAACATCAGACTTCTCATTTGAAGGTTCTCCTCGAAGAAATTCTGGAGCCATCCACTCAggctgaaaataaaattaagagagtTACACACTTATTGAAGATGTGGCACCATGAAGTGAAAGTTCAACCTGCAAAATATTAATAGAATGACCACTCTTGTTGAAAGAAATTTGCCTTTATGTACAACAACATGCAGAACATACTAAACCAGATAATTTACTGGACACAAAATTGCTCCCTTAAAACACTCCTGAAAAGGCACATTCTCCCCACCCCAAACTGTCATCAAAGAATTGACAGCCATACATCCAACCTTACTGGTATCAATCATCTATCTAAATCATTCTTATATCATTGATCTTAGCACCAACTTAAAAAGGGAATGTTAATAAGAAGTAACAGCACTGTTGTCTATTTGAATCAAAGAGCACTCATGTAGAGCAACATTAGTTGAACTCTCTTCTTTACTTCAAACCTGAAATTGCTACTCAAATAATTTTCAATCCTAACGtgcataattattttcttatcatcATGCTTATGCACATAATCTGAGAACGAGAAACTTACTGTTCCAGCAACGGATTTTGATGATAAGAAAGTATTTGCCTTAAATCTGGACAATCCAAAATCACAGACCTgagcaagaaatgaaaaaaataaatcatttattgagcacaatattttaaaaaatttcaagaaactCTAGTGCTCTTTCAGTACATTATACCTTCACGGTCCAATTTCTGTCCACTAACAGATTTGGGGTTTTGAGATCCCAGTGCACAATTGGAGGCTTTAGACAGTGGAGATAATTGATCCCTTTAGCCTACAATCACACaaatcatatatcatatataatctacaaattaatttattgattagaCAAAAGTAATAATATCTGGTACAAACCACATCTAAAGCCATCCGTAATCTTCTCCTTGGATCTAGAATCTCACCAGATGCTGGCTTATGTATTAGGCGAAATAAACTGCCCCTGTCATAAATGCAACAGGAAACAACAGTGAGACACTCAAGCCTTTATGaaagaaaattcaataataCAGTTAACAACCAAAATAGTTGGATGGCTTACCTAGGCAAATATTCTGTTACTATAGATAGATGGGGACGTTTAGTAACTGCACCCATGAACAACACCACATTTGGATGACGTACTCGTTTCATTATTGCAACCTACAGcaatgaaaataacaacttGAATTTTAACATGCTTCATTTGCCCCTTTAGAGAAGGGACAGAAGCAAGCTCTGTAAAATGAATTCCCAACATTATTATACTCAAACTAAGGATGCATACAAGGATATAATTTTAAGCTCTGAACCACAGACACCAATAAATCAAAACAATGCAGATCCTAAAGAATTGCAATAAATAGGCATCATAGTACATTTGCTTAATCCATTTTCAGAAGACCAACCTCTCTTAGAAACTCTTTCAATTGATCATCTTGGAAATCCTGAACTGTTAAAACTTTGACAGCAACATCCTGCACGTTTAAAACAACAGTAAAATGCACCATAATGAGTGAAaattagaatagaaaaataatagtctgtattaaaaatatttattcaaggaGACAATACAAGATATGTCC
The genomic region above belongs to Glycine max cultivar Williams 82 chromosome 14, Glycine_max_v4.0, whole genome shotgun sequence and contains:
- the LOC100809739 gene encoding putative adenylate cyclase 3, which encodes MDKTVKDNSAWNDIVLQGVMVLVMVLSYFFMHDVPKKLWAKLRLSNRADIQAKRHFVQGAQLLARARASKSKALAKEAQAQAQRAIALDPSDAAPHLLKALALDFLGLRSAALDSLDEALSPAAAKSLSDSERGDALLKRAELRLGTSQRGRVDSALADLTESVRLSPNNAKAFFALGDCYERKKMNDDAIRAYGTALELEPQFHAAEQALNRLDSSPMNN